A portion of the Cloacibacillus sp. An23 genome contains these proteins:
- a CDS encoding response regulator, producing MRSLKVLIAESDPLLQKLYSDVILNDPSFTLLKSVDTGPQMFEAMRCVDVDLVLLDLYLKEFSAFDQIDELRKEFPRTDYIVVSSGDNPELVRKAICAGVFEFLVKPFSFDRLRAALKNYQVYHHSLTGRTSPWQQEDIDALVAMKTHDPAWANNRTIPKGLQLKCLNDIETFLKENEGTFSAQEVGDRLGISRSTARRYLEFLTLSERVVVEYAYRRVGRPEKRYRMALL from the coding sequence ATGCGGAGCCTAAAAGTCCTTATAGCCGAATCGGACCCGCTGCTTCAAAAATTATATTCGGACGTTATACTGAACGACCCTTCTTTCACGCTGCTGAAGAGCGTCGATACTGGGCCGCAGATGTTCGAGGCGATGCGCTGCGTCGATGTCGATCTCGTGCTGCTCGACCTTTATCTGAAGGAGTTCAGCGCCTTCGATCAGATAGACGAGCTGCGCAAGGAGTTCCCGCGCACTGACTACATAGTGGTCTCGTCGGGCGACAACCCGGAGCTCGTGCGCAAGGCGATATGCGCCGGAGTCTTCGAGTTCCTGGTAAAGCCTTTCTCGTTCGACAGGCTTCGCGCCGCGCTCAAGAATTACCAGGTATACCACCATTCGCTGACGGGCCGCACGAGCCCGTGGCAGCAGGAAGACATAGACGCTCTTGTAGCGATGAAGACGCACGATCCCGCGTGGGCCAACAACCGCACGATACCGAAGGGGCTGCAGCTAAAGTGCCTCAACGACATCGAGACATTCCTCAAGGAAAACGAGGGCACCTTCTCGGCGCAGGAGGTAGGCGACCGCCTCGGCATCTCGCGCTCGACGGCGCGCCGTTACCTTGAATTTCTGACGCTCAGCGAGCGCGTCGTCGTCGAATACGCATACCGGCGCGTAGGACGCCCAGAGAAGCGTTACCGCATGGCGCTTCTCTAG
- a CDS encoding cupin domain-containing protein yields MSEKAKNYGSIYDLPLQNASALAPEIEKRTVYGPEGGVWKDYVMRHFILPPHRGIPAHVHDWDHLMFTLSGDGVVEVEEEPGKRTPYLMKTGYWTRVPGGLVHEYKNDADIPLEFFCIVPTCGDPHAKKYAMRAERAARKEAHEEQEER; encoded by the coding sequence ATGAGCGAGAAAGCGAAAAACTACGGCTCCATATACGACCTGCCGCTCCAGAACGCCTCGGCGCTCGCGCCCGAAATCGAGAAACGCACCGTCTACGGCCCAGAGGGGGGCGTGTGGAAGGACTACGTCATGCGCCACTTCATCCTGCCGCCGCACCGCGGCATCCCGGCGCACGTACACGACTGGGACCATCTCATGTTCACCCTCTCCGGCGACGGCGTAGTCGAAGTGGAGGAAGAGCCCGGCAAGCGCACGCCTTATCTTATGAAGACCGGCTACTGGACGCGCGTCCCCGGCGGCCTCGTCCACGAATATAAAAACGACGCGGACATTCCGCTCGAATTTTTCTGTATAGTTCCCACCTGCGGCGACCCGCACGCAAAAAAATACGCGATGCGCGCCGAACGCGCCGCGCGCAAAGAGGCGCACGAAGAGCAGGAAGAGCGATAA
- a CDS encoding molybdopterin-dependent aldehyde oxidoreductase has protein sequence MAKEKTEAPIAASYHVKNLTINGVPRRVIGKPDVSLLTVLRDQLKMTGTKRGCDCGQCGVCNVILNGKVVRACITRWKNVPEFSQITTIEGIGTPDNLHALQWAMIVCGAIQCGFCTPGFITSGKALLDQNPNPTREEVREWFSKNWMACRCTGYKQIVDAVMKAAAILRGEEKIEDLAKMYKPGDSVWNTSYPRPSAVYKATGLWDFGDDDRLKLPEEFLFAYPYTLEGVRHAKVNKIDVSEAEQMPGVFKVVTYKDVKGTNRIRGQVGCDSALTDGWERRIMVEEGDKIRQWGDVIAIVCADTETNARAAAQKIKVDYEPLPELIDIYQAKAPDAIKVYDNIEGYDGMPNAWNKRVFTKGADPKEDLDNAAYLVDDEFLSSRQPHMVLETDCGYAYYDENGLLTIASKSICVYRHQMMIARGVGVPPSRIRVIQNNLGASFGYKVAPTNEPYLAIALIACGRPVYMRINMKEHNVRTPKRSPFLMHIRVGADKNGKLVGAEQTWWVDHGPFSESANDLTNKGGQFFMAPYAYDKMRATGYTCWSNHRWSAAFRAYGAPQTYWGCETAIDMLANKCGIDPFDFREMNLLEWEPFTENPRGQFPSGYAPEVFPLPEMMKKARPYYEEMKKKAAELSNDKVKYGVGVSIGIYNSNDDGADEAASNIELTKDGVILYNTWEDHGQGADMGCIGTAHEALKPLGLRPEQIKLVLSDTAKAPNSGAAAASRCQVMVGNAIVDSCKKLLDAMRKPDGTYRTYDEMVAEEIPTFYEGYTQAKILHADGTTEVCSGNDKDTGHGKPFGFHMFAVNLAMVSVDMDTCKAHCEKFVLVGDVGVINNYLVVDGQQYGGIAQGIGLALTEDFLDENKYNNFVVMGLPYIKDIPDDLTLVHVETPRPLGPFGAAGTGEMPLAAPHAAVCNAIHDACGVRIKAIPAKPEKIRAGLEALGKK, from the coding sequence ATGGCGAAGGAAAAGACAGAAGCTCCGATCGCGGCGAGCTATCATGTCAAGAATCTCACCATCAACGGCGTGCCGAGGCGCGTGATCGGCAAGCCCGACGTGTCGCTGCTCACGGTGCTGCGCGACCAGCTCAAGATGACGGGGACGAAGCGCGGCTGCGACTGCGGGCAGTGCGGCGTCTGCAACGTCATATTAAACGGGAAGGTCGTCCGCGCCTGCATCACGCGCTGGAAGAACGTGCCGGAATTCTCGCAGATCACCACCATCGAGGGAATAGGCACGCCTGACAACCTGCACGCGCTCCAGTGGGCCATGATAGTCTGCGGAGCCATTCAGTGCGGCTTCTGCACGCCGGGGTTCATCACGAGCGGAAAGGCGCTCCTCGACCAGAATCCGAACCCAACGCGCGAAGAGGTGCGCGAGTGGTTCAGCAAGAACTGGATGGCCTGCCGCTGCACCGGCTACAAGCAGATAGTGGACGCTGTCATGAAGGCCGCGGCCATTCTGCGCGGCGAGGAAAAGATAGAAGACCTCGCGAAGATGTACAAGCCCGGCGATTCCGTATGGAACACGAGCTATCCGCGTCCCTCCGCGGTATACAAGGCGACGGGGCTCTGGGACTTCGGCGACGACGACCGCCTCAAGCTGCCGGAGGAATTCCTCTTCGCGTATCCCTACACGCTCGAAGGCGTCCGCCACGCAAAGGTCAACAAGATAGACGTGAGCGAAGCGGAGCAGATGCCGGGCGTCTTCAAAGTCGTAACCTACAAGGACGTCAAAGGGACTAACCGCATCCGCGGACAGGTCGGCTGCGACTCCGCGCTCACCGACGGCTGGGAGCGCCGCATAATGGTCGAGGAGGGCGACAAGATACGCCAGTGGGGCGACGTGATAGCCATCGTCTGCGCCGACACAGAGACCAACGCGCGCGCCGCGGCCCAGAAGATAAAGGTTGACTACGAGCCGCTGCCAGAGCTCATAGACATTTACCAGGCGAAGGCCCCGGACGCTATAAAGGTCTACGACAACATCGAGGGCTACGACGGAATGCCGAACGCGTGGAACAAGCGCGTATTCACGAAGGGTGCCGACCCGAAGGAAGACCTCGACAACGCCGCGTACCTCGTGGACGACGAGTTCCTCAGCTCGCGCCAGCCGCACATGGTCCTCGAGACGGACTGCGGCTACGCCTACTACGACGAGAACGGCCTCCTTACGATAGCTTCCAAGTCGATATGCGTCTACCGCCACCAGATGATGATAGCGCGCGGCGTCGGCGTCCCGCCGTCGAGAATCCGCGTCATTCAAAACAATCTCGGCGCGTCGTTCGGCTACAAGGTCGCGCCGACCAACGAGCCGTATCTTGCGATAGCTCTCATAGCCTGCGGACGCCCCGTCTACATGCGCATAAACATGAAGGAGCACAACGTCCGCACGCCGAAACGCTCGCCGTTCCTCATGCACATCCGCGTCGGCGCGGACAAGAACGGCAAGCTCGTCGGAGCGGAACAGACCTGGTGGGTTGATCACGGCCCGTTCAGCGAGTCCGCGAACGACCTCACGAACAAGGGCGGGCAGTTCTTCATGGCCCCCTACGCCTACGACAAGATGCGCGCCACCGGCTACACCTGCTGGAGCAACCACCGCTGGAGCGCCGCTTTCCGCGCCTACGGCGCGCCGCAGACCTACTGGGGCTGCGAGACCGCGATAGACATGCTCGCGAACAAGTGCGGAATCGACCCGTTCGACTTCCGCGAGATGAACCTGCTCGAATGGGAGCCCTTCACGGAGAATCCGCGCGGGCAGTTCCCCTCCGGCTACGCGCCGGAAGTCTTCCCGCTTCCCGAAATGATGAAGAAGGCGCGCCCTTACTACGAAGAGATGAAGAAAAAGGCCGCGGAGCTCTCGAACGATAAGGTCAAGTACGGCGTCGGAGTCTCGATAGGCATCTACAACTCCAACGACGACGGAGCCGACGAGGCTGCGAGCAACATCGAGCTCACGAAGGACGGCGTCATCCTCTACAACACCTGGGAAGACCACGGGCAGGGCGCGGACATGGGCTGCATCGGCACCGCGCACGAGGCGCTCAAGCCGCTCGGCCTGCGTCCCGAGCAGATAAAGCTCGTTCTCTCCGACACCGCGAAAGCGCCGAACAGCGGAGCCGCCGCAGCGAGCCGCTGCCAGGTCATGGTCGGCAACGCCATAGTGGACAGCTGCAAAAAGCTGCTCGACGCGATGCGCAAGCCAGACGGCACCTACCGCACCTACGACGAGATGGTGGCCGAGGAAATCCCGACCTTCTACGAAGGATACACCCAGGCTAAGATACTCCACGCCGACGGCACGACCGAAGTCTGCTCCGGCAACGACAAGGATACCGGCCACGGCAAGCCGTTCGGCTTCCACATGTTCGCGGTCAACCTTGCGATGGTCTCCGTCGATATGGACACCTGCAAGGCGCACTGCGAGAAGTTCGTCCTCGTCGGCGACGTCGGCGTCATCAACAACTATCTCGTAGTTGACGGGCAGCAGTACGGCGGAATCGCGCAGGGCATAGGCCTCGCGCTCACCGAGGACTTCCTTGACGAGAATAAATACAACAACTTCGTCGTCATGGGCCTGCCCTACATCAAGGACATCCCCGACGACCTCACGCTCGTCCACGTCGAGACGCCGCGTCCGCTCGGGCCGTTCGGAGCCGCCGGCACCGGAGAGATGCCGCTCGCCGCGCCGCACGCCGCGGTATGCAACGCGATACACGACGCATGCGGAGTGCGCATCAAGGCCATCCCCGCGAAGCCGGAAAAAATCCGCGCGGGCCTCGAAGCGCTCGGAAAGAAGTAA
- a CDS encoding MerR family transcriptional regulator, protein MTIGEAAERTGLTADTLRYYEKIGLIPPVPRKENGLRDYGDETLKIVGLIQRFKAIGMPLETIQNYLRLAALGSATRNERRELLLETRENLMKKIDRLSFCLRLADYQLERCDGGLTSETELALRGWAVNGALAGTAA, encoded by the coding sequence ATGACGATAGGCGAAGCTGCGGAAAGAACAGGACTAACGGCGGATACTCTGAGATATTACGAAAAAATCGGCCTCATACCGCCCGTCCCGAGAAAAGAGAACGGACTGCGCGACTACGGCGATGAGACTCTGAAAATCGTCGGGCTGATACAGCGCTTCAAGGCGATAGGAATGCCGCTCGAAACGATACAGAACTACCTCCGCCTCGCGGCGCTCGGCAGCGCCACGAGGAACGAGCGCCGCGAGCTGCTGCTCGAAACGCGCGAAAACCTCATGAAAAAGATAGACCGCCTCAGCTTCTGCCTGCGTCTCGCCGACTACCAGCTCGAACGCTGCGACGGCGGCCTGACCTCCGAGACCGAGCTCGCTCTGCGCGGCTGGGCCGTAAACGGCGCGCTCGCCGGAACGGCGGCGTAA
- the tatC gene encoding twin-arginine translocase subunit TatC produces the protein MNDSEESLISHLEALRGALLRCVIATAALFPVGYLIAPRVINALTLWCFPDGATLHYFAPMEVFFVQLRLALIIALVLAYPWNIAQIWRFLLPALYKEERRAIARAALFSSLLFACGAAFCAGLVLPAVIRFAGSFATQELEASLGVANFAGLAGRLTLAFGLMFQTPVLALLAVRLGVISAESLGRKRPYVMTAILIAAGILTPPDVISQLTMAVPAWLLFELGLLLARRLERVRERGSAFAAERS, from the coding sequence ATGAACGACAGCGAAGAAAGCCTCATAAGCCACCTCGAAGCGCTGCGCGGCGCTCTGCTGCGCTGCGTGATCGCGACGGCGGCGCTCTTCCCGGTCGGGTATCTGATCGCGCCGCGCGTCATCAACGCGCTGACGCTCTGGTGCTTTCCCGACGGCGCGACGCTGCACTATTTCGCGCCGATGGAGGTTTTCTTCGTACAGCTGCGCCTCGCGCTGATAATAGCGCTCGTCCTCGCATATCCCTGGAACATCGCGCAGATATGGCGCTTCCTGCTGCCTGCGCTCTATAAGGAGGAGCGGCGCGCAATAGCCCGCGCGGCGCTGTTTTCGTCGCTGCTCTTCGCATGCGGCGCGGCCTTCTGCGCGGGGCTCGTGCTGCCCGCCGTCATACGCTTCGCGGGGAGCTTCGCCACTCAGGAGCTTGAGGCGAGCCTCGGCGTCGCGAACTTCGCCGGCCTCGCGGGGCGGCTGACGCTCGCATTCGGCCTGATGTTCCAGACGCCGGTGCTCGCGCTGCTTGCGGTGCGCCTCGGCGTGATCTCGGCGGAGAGCCTCGGGCGCAAACGCCCCTACGTGATGACCGCGATACTGATAGCCGCGGGGATTCTGACGCCGCCCGACGTGATAAGCCAGCTCACGATGGCCGTCCCCGCGTGGCTGCTCTTCGAGCTCGGCCTTCTGCTCGCGCGGAGGCTCGAACGCGTGCGCGAACGCGGAAGCGCTTTCGCGGCGGAGCGTTCTTAA
- a CDS encoding flavodoxin family protein, whose product MNRREFIKGAFAAAAGGALLGGLKSGGAREAWAAPSDGRKKKVLVVTGSPRRNGNSCTLAEQFIRGAQEAGHEVSRFDAGLSNVRPCTACNHCGMNGQCILDDDDFGSVRERIVEADAILFASPVYYYNISTQIKAVMDRFYAINGRIHVHKRSAFILTLANSDMERVQPIIDFFRKGLYDYLGWEYAGHVVGTGLWPAGAVNGTRFMDEAYRLGRNI is encoded by the coding sequence ATGAACCGTCGGGAGTTTATCAAAGGCGCGTTCGCGGCGGCTGCCGGCGGCGCGCTGCTCGGAGGGCTGAAAAGCGGCGGAGCGCGCGAAGCGTGGGCCGCGCCGTCGGACGGAAGGAAGAAGAAGGTGCTCGTCGTGACGGGCAGCCCGCGCAGGAACGGCAACTCCTGCACGCTCGCGGAGCAGTTCATACGCGGCGCTCAGGAGGCGGGGCACGAGGTCTCGCGCTTCGACGCGGGGCTATCGAACGTGCGTCCCTGCACGGCATGCAACCACTGCGGCATGAACGGGCAGTGCATACTCGACGACGACGATTTCGGCTCCGTGCGCGAGCGCATCGTCGAGGCTGACGCGATACTCTTCGCCTCGCCCGTCTACTACTACAACATTTCGACGCAGATCAAGGCGGTGATGGACCGCTTCTACGCGATAAACGGGCGCATCCACGTACATAAGCGCTCGGCCTTTATCCTGACGCTCGCTAACAGCGACATGGAGCGCGTGCAGCCGATAATCGACTTTTTCCGCAAAGGGCTGTACGACTACCTCGGCTGGGAGTACGCGGGACACGTCGTCGGCACGGGGCTGTGGCCCGCGGGCGCGGTCAACGGAACAAGGTTCATGGACGAGGCGTACCGCCTCGGCAGAAACATATAG
- a CDS encoding twin-arginine translocase TatA/TatE family subunit, whose translation MSLGFTEIILIALFILIVFGAKRIPELARAMGRASYEFKKAKADLESESRGFMDAAEDAKRENAA comes from the coding sequence ATGTCGCTTGGATTCACGGAGATAATTCTGATAGCGCTGTTCATACTTATTGTTTTCGGTGCGAAGCGCATACCGGAGCTGGCGCGCGCTATGGGCCGCGCCTCGTACGAGTTCAAGAAGGCGAAGGCCGACCTCGAAAGTGAGAGCCGCGGCTTTATGGATGCCGCGGAGGACGCTAAGCGGGAGAACGCCGCATGA
- a CDS encoding alpha/beta hydrolase has protein sequence MKTKMRKFLLPAAAAFALAFAAQSQAQEARSFPAPTTVSEQMAATVTAPPSQVWLKAPADAKEWSELQKRNAEGGAKLALGLAQRTGVKIEEGKIAGVTVRTLTPPAIDEDKKDKIIYAIHGGGYVLGGGAGGVTEGLLMAHFGHYKVIAVDYRLAPEHPYPAAIEDAFAVYKELVKQYGAENIAVLGTSTGGAMTLILALQAIQSGTPLPAALMSGTPWTEIGKVGDSYFTNDGVDNVLVTYDGLIDASAKAYANGADYKDPLVSPMYAKDEDLAKFPPTLLFSGTRDLFLSNTARMHERLLLNDAEAELIVYEAMSHAQYYLNFEAPETATHYELLCQFLDKNLLKAKK, from the coding sequence ATGAAGACGAAAATGAGAAAATTCCTGCTCCCCGCCGCAGCGGCCTTCGCGCTGGCCTTCGCGGCCCAGTCGCAGGCGCAGGAGGCGCGCAGCTTCCCCGCCCCGACGACGGTCAGCGAACAGATGGCGGCGACCGTTACCGCACCGCCTTCTCAGGTCTGGCTCAAAGCGCCCGCGGACGCCAAGGAATGGAGCGAGCTGCAAAAGCGCAACGCCGAGGGCGGCGCGAAGTTAGCGCTCGGCCTCGCCCAGCGCACCGGAGTAAAGATAGAAGAGGGCAAAATCGCAGGCGTCACCGTGCGCACGCTCACGCCGCCCGCGATAGACGAAGACAAAAAAGATAAAATAATCTACGCGATACACGGCGGCGGCTACGTCCTCGGCGGCGGAGCCGGCGGCGTGACGGAAGGGCTGCTCATGGCGCACTTCGGACATTACAAAGTGATCGCGGTCGATTACCGCCTTGCGCCCGAGCATCCGTACCCCGCGGCGATCGAAGACGCCTTCGCGGTATATAAAGAGCTCGTCAAACAGTACGGCGCGGAGAACATCGCCGTCCTCGGCACCTCGACCGGCGGAGCCATGACGCTGATACTCGCGCTCCAGGCTATCCAGTCCGGGACGCCGCTTCCCGCGGCGCTCATGTCCGGCACGCCGTGGACGGAAATCGGCAAGGTCGGCGACAGCTACTTCACCAACGACGGCGTAGACAACGTGCTCGTGACCTACGACGGCCTCATCGACGCATCGGCGAAGGCCTACGCGAACGGCGCGGACTACAAAGACCCGCTCGTCTCTCCGATGTACGCGAAGGACGAGGATCTCGCGAAATTCCCGCCGACTCTGCTCTTCTCCGGCACGCGCGACCTCTTCCTCAGCAACACGGCGCGCATGCACGAGCGGCTGCTGCTCAACGACGCGGAGGCGGAGCTGATAGTTTACGAGGCTATGTCCCACGCGCAGTACTACCTGAACTTTGAAGCGCCCGAAACGGCGACACACTACGAACTGCTCTGTCAGTTCCTCGACAAAAATCTGCTGAAAGCCAAAAAATAA
- a CDS encoding methyltransferase domain-containing protein, whose product MTNQIWNPHEYRKSADFVPEMGRAVIELLEPKAGERILDLGCGTGVLAKELAAGGCTVVGTDASPEMVEAARTAGVDARLADAQTLKMDEKFDAVFSNDAIHWMPDHYAVVRRVWNLLVPGGRFAAECGGEGCVRIIREGMKIALIKRGIDYKARNPWKFPELGTFSDILENQGFRVKFIARIDRPTPLVHGLRRWLEVFSASHTDGFTSEEKEAFYKEVEDYCRPTLYSEANGWSADYVRLRFLAVKPEE is encoded by the coding sequence ATGACGAACCAGATATGGAATCCGCATGAATACAGGAAGAGCGCGGACTTCGTCCCCGAGATGGGACGGGCCGTGATAGAGCTGCTGGAACCGAAGGCCGGTGAAAGGATACTCGACCTCGGCTGCGGCACCGGCGTGCTGGCGAAGGAACTCGCCGCCGGGGGCTGCACCGTCGTCGGAACCGACGCGAGCCCCGAGATGGTGGAGGCGGCGCGCACGGCCGGCGTGGACGCGCGGCTCGCAGACGCGCAGACGCTCAAGATGGACGAAAAGTTCGACGCCGTCTTCAGCAACGACGCGATACACTGGATGCCGGACCACTACGCGGTAGTGCGCCGCGTGTGGAACCTGCTCGTGCCCGGCGGGCGATTCGCGGCGGAGTGCGGCGGCGAGGGCTGCGTGCGCATAATCCGCGAGGGCATGAAGATAGCGCTTATCAAGCGCGGGATAGATTACAAGGCGCGCAATCCGTGGAAATTCCCCGAGCTCGGCACGTTCTCGGACATTCTTGAAAATCAAGGCTTCCGCGTGAAGTTCATCGCGCGCATAGACCGCCCGACGCCGCTCGTCCACGGGCTGCGCCGCTGGCTCGAGGTGTTCTCGGCGAGCCACACGGACGGCTTTACCTCCGAAGAAAAGGAGGCCTTCTATAAGGAGGTCGAAGACTACTGCCGCCCGACGCTCTACAGTGAAGCGAACGGATGGAGCGCCGACTACGTGCGTCTGCGTTTCCTAGCGGTGAAGCCGGAGGAATAA
- a CDS encoding permease, with product MEKELVYFCRHFWMVLRDIAPFWALGIAAGSFVSVFAKERINALFARISDGPLAIFAASALGIASPLCMYGTAPLAASFSGKGMDDGVLASFMMSSVLLNPQLMIYTAALGMETLAARTVSVFVCGAAAGFLVKRCFGGRGFFNFKGFGSAENRDTDPNMTMRLLKNIGRNIRATGPSFLAGVALTAALIRLIPSRAIAGAFGESGFGVAAAAVAGVPLYFCGGGTIPLLAEWMSRGMGLGPAVAFMLTGPATKLTNLGALKTVLGAAHFALYIAFSMIFALAAGYAAAFLI from the coding sequence ATGGAAAAGGAGCTTGTATATTTCTGCCGCCATTTCTGGATGGTGCTGCGCGACATCGCGCCGTTTTGGGCGCTCGGCATCGCCGCCGGCTCTTTCGTCTCCGTCTTCGCCAAGGAACGGATAAACGCGCTATTCGCGCGCATATCGGACGGGCCGCTCGCGATATTCGCGGCGAGCGCGCTCGGCATAGCGTCGCCGCTCTGCATGTACGGCACGGCGCCGCTCGCGGCCTCGTTTTCGGGAAAGGGCATGGACGACGGCGTGCTCGCCTCGTTTATGATGAGCTCCGTGCTTCTCAACCCGCAGCTGATGATTTACACCGCGGCGCTCGGCATGGAGACGCTAGCCGCGCGCACGGTCTCGGTCTTCGTCTGCGGCGCGGCGGCGGGATTTCTAGTCAAGCGCTGCTTCGGCGGGCGCGGCTTCTTCAATTTCAAGGGCTTCGGAAGCGCGGAGAACCGCGACACCGACCCGAACATGACGATGCGCCTGCTCAAAAACATCGGGCGCAACATCCGCGCGACGGGGCCGAGCTTCCTCGCAGGCGTAGCGCTCACCGCCGCGCTGATACGGCTGATCCCCTCGCGCGCGATAGCGGGGGCCTTCGGCGAGAGCGGCTTCGGCGTCGCGGCTGCGGCGGTCGCGGGCGTGCCGCTCTACTTCTGCGGCGGCGGAACGATACCGCTGCTCGCCGAATGGATGAGCCGCGGAATGGGGCTCGGCCCCGCCGTCGCCTTCATGCTCACGGGCCCCGCGACGAAGCTGACGAACCTCGGCGCGCTGAAGACGGTGCTCGGCGCGGCGCACTTCGCGCTCTACATAGCCTTCTCGATGATATTCGCGCTCGCGGCGGGCTACGCCGCGGCCTTTCTCATATAG